A genomic segment from Streptomyces sp. NBC_00654 encodes:
- a CDS encoding urease accessory protein UreD — MPPAPVPPMAPRSATDRLAPGYYTAARVPPEVGELASLPDTLAPGSPAKVGILDLGFAVRGGRTELVERYQKTPLQIMRPLWIDPALPGMSYVYLMATGGGIAQADRYRMDFRCGPGTQVHLTTQAASKIFRMEHDYASQRVHITAAEGSYVEYLPDPLIPFRDARFYQHTDVTVAPGATVVLGDTVTAGRLARGERHDYRVLATDLRIRRPDGTLLAIDTLRLAPGGGRGRAEVLGPGVFAGHDHVASLYVVTDRRPAAEVADTLHHALAERGLLYGVSVLPRECGAWVRLLDDSPVRVAAAKDAAWDAVRRLLTGHPAPDLRKA, encoded by the coding sequence ATGCCGCCCGCCCCCGTACCCCCCATGGCGCCGCGGTCCGCCACGGACCGGCTCGCGCCGGGGTACTACACGGCGGCGCGCGTCCCCCCGGAGGTGGGGGAGCTGGCGTCCCTGCCCGATACGCTCGCCCCCGGCTCACCGGCGAAGGTCGGCATCCTGGACCTGGGCTTCGCCGTCCGGGGCGGGCGCACGGAGCTGGTCGAGCGCTACCAGAAGACGCCGTTGCAGATCATGCGGCCGTTGTGGATCGATCCGGCGCTGCCCGGGATGAGTTACGTGTATCTGATGGCCACCGGCGGCGGGATCGCCCAGGCCGACCGCTACCGGATGGACTTCCGCTGCGGCCCCGGCACCCAGGTGCATCTGACCACCCAGGCGGCGAGCAAGATCTTCCGGATGGAGCACGACTACGCGAGCCAGCGCGTGCACATCACGGCGGCGGAGGGCTCCTACGTCGAATACCTCCCCGACCCGCTGATCCCGTTCAGGGACGCCCGGTTCTACCAGCACACCGACGTGACCGTCGCGCCCGGTGCCACCGTCGTCCTCGGCGACACCGTCACCGCCGGGCGGCTCGCCCGCGGCGAGCGTCACGACTACCGGGTGCTCGCCACGGACCTGCGCATCCGCCGCCCCGACGGCACCCTGCTGGCCATCGACACCCTGCGGCTGGCGCCGGGCGGCGGCCGGGGCCGGGCGGAGGTCCTGGGGCCCGGGGTGTTCGCCGGGCACGATCATGTGGCCTCGCTCTATGTCGTCACCGACCGCAGACCCGCGGCCGAGGTCGCCGACACCCTGCACCACGCACTGGCGGAACGCGGACTGCTGTACGGCGTCAGCGTGCTGCCGCGGGAGTGCGGCGCCTGGGTACGGCTCCTCGACGACAGCCCGGTCCGGGTCGCCGCCGCGAAGGACGCCGCCTGGGACGCCGTACGCCGTCTGCTCACCGGCCACCCGGCCCCCGACCTGCGTAAAGCCTAG
- the ureG gene encoding urease accessory protein UreG translates to MDDNVLRVGVGGPVGSGKTALIEALVPVLIARGHRPSVITNDIYTQEDAQHIRRTLDGILEPERVVGVETGACPHTAVRDDPTMNLAAGAEMLERFPDTDTLLYESGGDNLTLTFSPALVDLFLFVLDTAEGEKMPRKRGPGITDSDLLVINKIDIAKYVRTDIGIMESDAHRVRDNRPVVLTDCLTGIGIEDIAGYLESRRKVLI, encoded by the coding sequence ATGGACGACAACGTACTGAGGGTCGGCGTCGGCGGACCGGTCGGCTCGGGCAAGACCGCCCTCATCGAGGCGCTGGTGCCCGTGCTCATCGCCCGGGGCCACCGTCCCTCCGTCATCACCAATGACATCTACACCCAGGAGGACGCCCAGCACATCCGCCGCACGCTCGACGGGATCCTGGAACCGGAGCGGGTGGTCGGTGTCGAGACGGGCGCCTGTCCGCACACGGCCGTCCGCGACGACCCGACGATGAATCTGGCGGCGGGTGCCGAGATGCTGGAGCGGTTCCCGGACACCGACACGCTGTTGTACGAGTCCGGCGGCGACAACCTCACACTGACGTTCAGCCCGGCCCTCGTCGATCTCTTCCTGTTCGTCCTGGACACCGCCGAGGGCGAGAAGATGCCGCGTAAGCGGGGCCCCGGTATCACCGATTCCGATCTGCTCGTCATCAACAAGATCGATATCGCGAAGTATGTGCGCACGGACATCGGGATCATGGAGTCCGACGCCCACCGGGTCCGTGACAACCGCCCCGTCGTCCTCACCGACTGTCTCACCGGCATCGGTATCGAGGACATCGCGGGCTATCTGGAATCCCGCCGCAAGGTGCTGATCTGA
- a CDS encoding DUF1990 family protein has product MTTFTYPEVGATRLGPLPSGYHHLHHRTRVGRGRSDFRAAGAAVTEWRMHRTSGARVNASAARAEAGGGVQVSLGLGPVRFTAPCEVVWTAYEKDRTGFGYGTLERHPERGEECFVVDLADDGTVWFTVMAFSRPASWYARLAGPLVPPVQLWYARRLGRTLRRIVAVS; this is encoded by the coding sequence ATGACGACGTTCACCTACCCGGAGGTCGGGGCCACCCGGCTCGGCCCGCTCCCGAGCGGCTACCACCATCTCCACCACCGCACCCGGGTGGGCCGGGGCCGGTCCGACTTCCGGGCCGCGGGCGCCGCGGTCACGGAGTGGCGGATGCACCGCACCTCGGGCGCCCGGGTGAACGCCTCGGCGGCACGGGCGGAGGCGGGCGGCGGCGTCCAGGTGTCGCTGGGGCTCGGCCCCGTCCGGTTCACCGCCCCGTGCGAGGTGGTCTGGACCGCGTACGAGAAGGACCGCACCGGCTTCGGCTACGGGACGCTGGAGCGGCATCCCGAACGCGGCGAGGAGTGTTTCGTGGTGGATCTGGCGGACGACGGCACGGTCTGGTTCACGGTCATGGCGTTCTCCCGCCCGGCGAGCTGGTACGCCCGGCTCGCCGGGCCGCTCGTGCCGCCCGTACAGCTCTGGTACGCGCGGAGGCTGGGCCGGACCCTGCGCCGAATCGTGGCCGTGAGCTGA
- a CDS encoding lipase maturation factor family protein: MEWFTADGYWLSRLIFQRALAVVYLVAFLAAALQFRALIGERGMLPVPELLRRTHWREAPGLFRLHYSDRFFAAVAWSGCAISVALIAGLDGHLPLWGGMLLWALPWVLYLSIVQVGQVWYGFGWESLLLETGFLAVFLGTGDTTPPVLVLWLLRWLLFRVEFGAGLIKIRGDACWRRLTCLDFHHETQPMPGPLSWFFHRLPRPVHRVEAAANHVTQLLVPFLLFTPQPVASAAAGLMVITQLWLVLSGNFAWLNWLTITLALSAVDWRPIGGRPPALSAPPLWYEVAVIAVTALILVLSYRPARNLLSRRQVMNRSFDPLHLVNTYGAFGSISRLRLEVVVEGTADPVAHDGAHWREYGFRGKPGDPRRAARQFAPYHLRLDWMMWFAALSPAYARPWFGPFAERLLRNDRDTLRLLRHNPFPGTPPAHVRARVYHYRYTDWRELRATGRWWHRTYVREFMRPMARPVPRRTTRRP, encoded by the coding sequence ATGGAGTGGTTCACCGCAGACGGCTACTGGCTCAGCAGGCTGATCTTCCAGCGGGCACTGGCCGTGGTCTATCTGGTCGCCTTCCTCGCCGCCGCGCTCCAGTTCCGTGCGCTGATCGGCGAGCGCGGCATGCTGCCCGTACCGGAGCTGCTGCGGCGCACTCACTGGCGGGAGGCTCCCGGTCTCTTCCGGCTCCACTACTCCGACCGGTTCTTCGCCGCCGTCGCCTGGAGCGGCTGCGCCATCTCGGTGGCCCTGATCGCCGGACTCGACGGACACCTTCCGCTGTGGGGCGGGATGCTGCTCTGGGCTCTGCCATGGGTGCTGTACCTGTCGATCGTCCAGGTCGGCCAGGTCTGGTACGGCTTCGGCTGGGAGTCCCTGCTGCTGGAGACGGGGTTCCTCGCCGTCTTTCTCGGTACCGGGGACACCACGCCGCCGGTGCTGGTGCTGTGGCTGCTGCGCTGGCTGCTCTTCCGGGTGGAGTTCGGTGCCGGGCTCATCAAGATCCGGGGCGACGCGTGCTGGCGGCGGCTGACCTGTCTGGACTTCCACCACGAGACCCAGCCGATGCCGGGGCCGCTGAGCTGGTTCTTCCACCGTCTGCCGAGACCGGTGCACAGGGTCGAGGCGGCCGCCAACCATGTCACCCAGCTTCTGGTCCCCTTCCTCCTGTTCACCCCGCAGCCGGTGGCGAGCGCGGCCGCGGGGCTGATGGTCATCACCCAGCTGTGGCTGGTCCTGTCCGGGAACTTCGCCTGGCTGAACTGGCTGACGATCACTCTCGCCCTCTCCGCGGTCGACTGGCGTCCGATCGGCGGCCGGCCTCCCGCGCTGTCGGCGCCGCCGCTCTGGTACGAGGTGGCCGTCATCGCGGTCACCGCGCTGATCCTGGTCCTCAGCTACCGCCCGGCGCGCAATCTGCTCTCCCGCCGTCAGGTGATGAACCGGTCCTTCGATCCCCTGCATCTGGTCAATACCTACGGGGCGTTCGGCAGCATCAGCAGGCTCCGGCTCGAAGTCGTGGTGGAGGGGACGGCCGATCCGGTCGCCCACGACGGGGCGCACTGGCGGGAGTACGGCTTCCGCGGCAAGCCGGGCGATCCGCGCCGTGCGGCACGGCAGTTCGCCCCCTATCACCTGCGGCTCGACTGGATGATGTGGTTCGCGGCCCTCTCCCCCGCCTACGCCCGTCCGTGGTTCGGGCCGTTCGCCGAGCGGCTCCTGAGGAACGACCGCGACACGCTCCGGCTGCTGCGGCACAATCCGTTCCCCGGCACACCGCCCGCGCACGTCCGCGCCAGGGTGTACCACTACCGGTACACCGACTGGCGCGAACTGCGGGCCACCGGACGCTGGTGGCACCGGACCTACGTACGGGAGTTCATGCGGCCGATGGCCCGGCCGGTGCCGCGCAGGACGACCAGGCGACCGTGA
- a CDS encoding DUF6777 domain-containing protein, producing the protein MARQTDTGRQAPPGPASRHLRRAMLAALSAGVLFAAGCGDGGDGAARGTPGTAEAAEVLLQPVAVAGPAPFTGSTARPAPAPSVTAKSTARPPGDVRRARAVSGAAPGLYGGTRSAAACDVEQQIRFLTTDRAKGRAFAGAAGIEPVQIPGYLRSLTPVVLRADVQVTSHGYEAGAATSFQSLLQSGTAVMVDSRGLPRVRCACGNPLDPPVVAKGRVAHRGEPWAGHDPSRVTVIRSSAQVITHLVIVDVADNTWIERPMGDGGGRDKVPDVPPPFEPGDDILPPSRPADPSGSADPTPSGGTGRTDCPAPARPGRDAGTAAPTGCPTGGDGDPDRDPVTPGMPTDTPTDLPPDGPGDPDPGHPADPVHPDGYPDGPAPVLPDGPAEPAAPEPFAG; encoded by the coding sequence GTGGCCAGACAGACTGACACAGGCCGGCAGGCGCCGCCCGGTCCGGCCTCCCGGCATCTGCGGCGCGCGATGCTCGCCGCGCTGTCCGCCGGAGTCCTGTTCGCCGCGGGCTGCGGCGACGGCGGCGACGGGGCGGCGCGCGGTACCCCCGGCACCGCCGAGGCCGCGGAGGTCCTTCTCCAGCCGGTGGCGGTGGCGGGACCGGCTCCGTTCACCGGGTCGACGGCGAGGCCCGCGCCCGCGCCGTCCGTCACCGCGAAGTCGACCGCCAGGCCCCCGGGCGACGTCCGGAGGGCGCGGGCCGTGTCCGGGGCGGCCCCGGGACTCTACGGCGGCACCCGCTCCGCCGCGGCCTGCGACGTCGAACAGCAGATCCGCTTCCTGACCACCGACCGGGCCAAGGGGCGCGCCTTCGCCGGGGCCGCGGGCATCGAGCCGGTACAGATCCCCGGGTACCTGAGATCGCTGACCCCCGTCGTTCTGCGGGCCGATGTCCAGGTGACCAGCCACGGCTACGAGGCGGGCGCGGCCACCAGCTTCCAGTCCCTGCTCCAGTCGGGCACCGCCGTCATGGTCGACAGCAGGGGCCTGCCGCGGGTCCGCTGCGCCTGCGGCAACCCGCTGGACCCGCCCGTCGTCGCGAAGGGCCGGGTCGCGCACCGCGGCGAGCCCTGGGCGGGCCACGACCCGTCCCGGGTCACGGTCATCCGCTCCAGCGCGCAGGTGATCACCCATCTGGTCATCGTCGATGTCGCGGACAACACCTGGATCGAGCGGCCCATGGGTGACGGCGGAGGCCGGGACAAGGTTCCGGACGTCCCGCCGCCGTTCGAGCCGGGCGACGACATCCTGCCACCGTCGCGCCCGGCGGACCCGTCCGGTTCCGCCGACCCCACGCCCTCCGGCGGGACGGGGCGTACGGACTGTCCGGCGCCGGCCCGGCCGGGCCGTGACGCAGGGACCGCGGCACCCACGGGATGCCCGACGGGCGGTGACGGCGACCCGGACCGGGACCCCGTGACGCCCGGCATGCCCACGGACACCCCCACCGACCTGCCGCCCGACGGCCCCGGTGACCCCGACCCCGGCCACCCGGCCGATCCCGTCCACCCGGACGGGTACCCGGACGGACCGGCCCCGGTCCTTCCCGACGGACCCGCCGAGCCGGCCGCCCCCGAGCCCTTCGCGGGCTGA
- a CDS encoding ammonium transporter: MITAPAPMPPAYDSGDTAWLLASTAMVLLMTPGLAFFYGGMVRTKHILMMIKMSFAALAFGTIVWWVIGYTLAFGPDVGGAGVIGDLDHVFMRGIELNTLTGHIPTYVYSTFQMGFAIITVALISGSIADRATMKGWLVFVVLWLLIVYIPVAHWVFDQDGWIVKHLGALDFAGGLPVELNSGVAGLAVALVLRAPRDFARREEQPNNIPLVVVGVALLWFGWFGFNSGSALSDQGTAAAAFLNTQLGAAGAMVIWPLVERWRTGRVTTMGVVSSAVAGMVAITPACGEINTLGAVITGLVVGAVCAFAITLKYRFGVDDTLDVVGVHGVGGLIGLIMVGLFATARISGKEGLFYGGGWGLLGKQLVAIVSVIAFSFVLTWIIAKAVDLTVGFRARDEYGSVPGEEVERAYDFRTAERLGALVQGREGTSDSELVEQIGRLLKSREDAK; encoded by the coding sequence ATGATCACCGCCCCCGCGCCGATGCCCCCCGCGTACGACTCCGGCGACACCGCCTGGCTGCTCGCCTCCACCGCGATGGTGCTGCTGATGACGCCGGGACTGGCGTTCTTCTACGGCGGTATGGTGCGCACCAAACACATCCTGATGATGATCAAGATGAGTTTCGCCGCGCTCGCCTTCGGCACCATCGTCTGGTGGGTGATCGGCTACACACTCGCCTTCGGCCCCGATGTCGGAGGAGCGGGAGTGATCGGCGATCTCGACCATGTGTTCATGCGCGGGATCGAACTGAACACCCTCACCGGTCACATCCCCACGTACGTCTACAGCACCTTCCAGATGGGCTTCGCCATCATCACCGTCGCGCTGATCAGCGGCTCGATCGCCGACCGCGCCACGATGAAGGGCTGGCTCGTCTTCGTCGTCCTGTGGCTGCTCATCGTCTACATCCCGGTCGCGCACTGGGTGTTCGACCAGGACGGCTGGATCGTGAAGCATCTGGGGGCACTCGACTTCGCCGGCGGTCTGCCGGTGGAGCTGAATTCCGGTGTCGCGGGGCTCGCGGTGGCACTGGTACTGCGCGCACCGCGCGACTTCGCACGCCGCGAGGAGCAGCCGAACAACATCCCGCTCGTCGTCGTCGGTGTCGCACTCCTCTGGTTCGGGTGGTTCGGCTTCAACTCCGGCTCCGCGCTCTCCGACCAGGGCACCGCGGCGGCCGCCTTCCTGAACACCCAGCTCGGCGCGGCGGGTGCCATGGTCATTTGGCCGCTGGTGGAGAGGTGGCGCACCGGCCGGGTCACCACCATGGGTGTCGTCTCCTCCGCCGTCGCGGGCATGGTCGCCATCACCCCGGCCTGCGGGGAGATCAACACCCTCGGAGCCGTCATCACCGGTCTGGTCGTCGGCGCCGTCTGCGCCTTCGCCATCACGCTGAAGTACCGCTTCGGCGTGGACGACACCCTGGACGTCGTCGGTGTGCACGGGGTGGGCGGTCTGATCGGTCTGATCATGGTCGGGCTGTTCGCCACCGCGCGGATCAGCGGCAAGGAGGGGCTGTTCTACGGCGGCGGCTGGGGGCTGCTGGGCAAGCAGCTCGTCGCCATCGTCTCGGTGATCGCGTTCTCCTTCGTCCTCACCTGGATCATCGCGAAGGCGGTGGACCTGACCGTCGGATTCCGTGCCCGCGACGAGTACGGCAGTGTGCCGGGCGAAGAGGTGGAGCGGGCCTACGACTTCCGGACCGCCGAGCGGCTGGGCGCGCTGGTCCAGGGCAGGGAAGGCACCAGCGACTCCGAACTCGTGGAGCAGATCGGCCGGTTGCTGAAGTCCCGCGAGGATGCCAAGTAG
- a CDS encoding SpoIIE family protein phosphatase: protein MDDRVAGALSLPDDWPAHPDLSLALNRMGSFDWDLDSGLMHMDRPALDVFDLSPEEYDDRPESLAVRVPTDEGIRLDSMVSQALKSGSANYGVYFRIQRRDGTLRWTHTQGFVRRDPTGRPRRIIGIVRDATQELADSTARLEVDQDRRRRTSLVEGTTAALAHARTVKDVIDVLNNSQGLAHLGATSLVVGLLEAGRIHLVADGPDGAYVPGTRYTRTDEPYPMSEVVRTLTPRFIESAEDFAASYPLLWPSISHLGITSAAYLPLIAQARPIGALGLLYGDKEGFTADERNLMVALGSSIAQSLQRAMLYEQEHDLAEGLQQAMLPRRIPEVPGAQVAVRYRSARLARDIGGDWYDIIPLPGGRVGAVIGDVQGHDTHAAAVMGQLRIVLRAYAAEGHSPATVMARASVFLHELDTDRFATCSYAEADLTTGVVQLVRAGHVDPLVRDADGSCRRLPVEGGLPLGLSAEFGRLEYPVSTVELDPGQTLVLYTDGLVEMPGTDLDEGMQLLTAMVTNGPQHLQTLADQLCEAVDERGGEDDVAVLLLRRRAADAPQPGGRLQQHVAQNDPEALSSSRHMLRAAVRAWGAKDRADEIELAADELITNALMHTDGGAIVTIRVLAGPERRLRVDVEDRSSALPRRRDAGESGVSGRGLMLVDRLADVWGVESRGNGKCVWCEFLIPERL, encoded by the coding sequence ATGGATGATCGGGTAGCGGGTGCCCTGTCACTCCCCGACGACTGGCCCGCCCACCCGGACCTCAGCCTCGCCCTGAACCGTATGGGCAGCTTCGACTGGGATCTGGACAGCGGCCTGATGCACATGGACCGGCCCGCCCTCGACGTGTTCGACCTGAGCCCCGAGGAGTACGACGACCGGCCGGAGTCGCTCGCCGTGCGCGTACCGACGGACGAGGGCATCCGGCTGGACAGCATGGTCTCGCAGGCGCTGAAGAGCGGGTCCGCCAACTACGGCGTGTACTTCCGTATCCAGCGGCGCGACGGGACCCTGCGCTGGACCCATACCCAGGGCTTCGTCCGGCGGGACCCCACCGGCCGGCCCCGTCGCATCATCGGAATCGTCCGCGACGCCACCCAGGAGCTGGCCGACTCGACCGCCCGGCTGGAAGTGGACCAGGACCGCCGGCGCCGCACCAGTCTGGTGGAGGGCACCACGGCGGCCCTGGCGCACGCCCGTACCGTCAAGGACGTCATCGACGTGCTCAACAACTCCCAGGGGCTCGCGCACCTCGGTGCGACCAGCCTCGTCGTGGGGCTGCTGGAGGCGGGGCGCATCCATCTCGTGGCCGACGGGCCCGACGGGGCGTATGTGCCGGGCACCCGGTACACCCGGACGGACGAGCCGTACCCCATGAGTGAGGTGGTCCGCACGCTCACGCCGCGCTTCATCGAGTCCGCCGAGGACTTCGCCGCCTCGTACCCCCTCCTGTGGCCCAGCATCAGCCACCTCGGCATCACCTCCGCCGCCTATCTGCCACTGATCGCCCAGGCCCGCCCGATCGGCGCCCTCGGGCTGCTCTACGGGGACAAGGAGGGCTTCACCGCCGATGAACGCAATCTGATGGTGGCGCTCGGCAGCTCGATCGCGCAGAGCCTCCAGCGCGCGATGCTCTACGAGCAGGAGCACGACCTCGCCGAGGGGCTCCAGCAGGCGATGCTGCCGCGCCGTATCCCCGAGGTGCCCGGGGCGCAGGTCGCCGTCCGCTACCGCTCGGCCCGCCTGGCGCGCGACATCGGCGGCGACTGGTACGACATCATTCCGCTGCCCGGCGGCCGGGTCGGCGCCGTCATCGGAGACGTACAGGGCCATGACACCCACGCGGCGGCCGTCATGGGGCAGCTCCGGATCGTGCTGCGCGCCTACGCGGCCGAGGGGCACAGCCCGGCCACCGTGATGGCGCGGGCCTCCGTCTTCCTCCATGAGCTCGACACCGACCGGTTCGCCACCTGCAGTTACGCCGAGGCCGATCTGACCACCGGAGTCGTGCAACTGGTCCGGGCCGGGCACGTCGACCCGCTGGTGCGGGACGCGGACGGCAGCTGCCGCAGACTGCCGGTCGAGGGCGGGCTGCCGCTCGGCCTCTCGGCCGAGTTCGGCCGGCTGGAGTACCCGGTCAGCACCGTCGAGCTGGACCCCGGCCAGACGCTGGTGCTCTACACCGACGGCCTGGTGGAAATGCCGGGTACCGATCTGGACGAGGGCATGCAGCTGCTGACCGCCATGGTGACGAACGGCCCGCAGCACCTGCAGACGCTGGCCGACCAGCTCTGCGAAGCCGTCGACGAACGGGGCGGCGAGGACGATGTCGCGGTGCTGCTCCTGCGCCGCAGGGCCGCCGACGCACCGCAGCCCGGCGGCCGGCTCCAGCAGCACGTCGCGCAGAACGACCCGGAGGCGCTGAGCTCCTCCCGGCACATGCTCAGGGCGGCGGTACGGGCATGGGGTGCCAAGGACCGCGCGGACGAGATCGAACTGGCCGCCGACGAGCTGATCACCAACGCGCTGATGCACACCGACGGCGGGGCCATCGTCACGATCCGGGTCCTCGCCGGGCCCGAGCGGCGGCTGCGCGTCGATGTCGAGGACCGCTCCAGCGCTCTGCCGCGGCGCAGGGACGCGGGGGAGTCGGGAGTCTCCGGGCGCGGCCTGATGCTCGTGGACCGGCTGGCCGACGTCTGGGGCGTGGAGTCCCGGGGCAACGGCAAGTGCGTGTGGTGCGAGTTCCTCATCCCTGAGCGGCTGTGA